The proteins below come from a single Xiphophorus hellerii strain 12219 chromosome 14, Xiphophorus_hellerii-4.1, whole genome shotgun sequence genomic window:
- the LOC116732408 gene encoding E3 ubiquitin/ISG15 ligase TRIM25-like isoform X1, which translates to MAQGGVQLDEENLSCSICLEQLKDPVTIPCGHSYCMNCIKSHWDGEDQRRNHSCPQCRKEFIPRPDLEKNVMLAALVEDLKKTGLQTAAADHCYAGPEDVACDVCTGRKMKAVKTCLVCLISYCENHLQPHYESPAFKKHKLVNPTKTLMESICSCHDEVMKMLMDGYETISAEAERAEKQKELQESRQQIHQRIQDQEKDVKLLQQGVEAINVSADKTVEDSEKIFTQLIRLLQKRSSDVKQQIRSQQETEVSRVKDVQEKLEQEITELKRKDAELEKLSHTEDHIQFLLNYPSLPALSESTHSSSINIRPLRHFEDVTAAVSELRDIMQDILRDTWRNIKLKITEVDVLLAETEPTTRHEFLQYFQELTLDPNTAHKKLLLSEENRKCKCIRQEQSYPDHPDRFSDHKQALSRESLTGRCYWEVEWTGRLVGVGVSYKDTSRTEVFGQNDKSWCLYCDLVCNVFYHNNVVTSLPSSDFATIGVYLDHRAGILSFYSVSKTMTLIHTVQTRFTQPLYAGITPMWFGSSAEFIKPK; encoded by the coding sequence ATGGCGCAGGGAGGAGTTCAACTGGACGAAGAAAACTTGTCTTGTTCTATCTGTTTGGAGCAACTGAAGGATCCGGTGACtattccctgtggacacagttactgtatgaactgtattaaaaGCCACTGGGATGGAGAAGATCAGAGGAGAaaccacagctgccctcagtgcaGGAAAGAGTTCATACCAAGACCTGATCTGGAGAAAAACGTCATGTTAGCTGCTTTAGTGGAGGAtctgaagaagactggactccaaactgctgcagctgatcactgctatgctggacctgaagatgtggcctgcGATGTTTGTACTGGGAGGAAGATGAAAGCTGTCAAGACCTGCCTGGTTTGTCTGATTTCTTACTGTGAGAATCATCTTCAGCCTCATTATGAATCTCCtgcttttaaaaagcacaaGCTGGTGAATCCCACCAAAACTCTCATGGAAAGCATCTGCTCTTGtcatgatgaggtgatgaagatgttgATGGATGGTTATGAAACAATCTCTGCagaagcagaaagggctgagaaGCAGAAGGAGCTCCAGGAGAGTCGACAACAAATCCATCAGAGAATCCAGGAccaagagaaagatgtgaagctgcttcaacagggggtggaggccatcaatgtctctgctgataaaacagtggaggacagtgagaagatcttcacccagctgatccgtctcctccagaaaagaagctctgatgtgaagcagcagatcagatcccagcaggaaactgaagtgagtcgagtcaaagatgttcaggagaagctggagcaggagatcactgagctgaagaggaaagacgctgagctggagaagctctcacacacagaggatcacatccagtttctcctcaactacccctcactgccagcactcagtgagtctacacactcatccagcatcaacatccgtcctctgagacactttgaggacgtgacagcagctgtgtcagagctcagagacatAATGCAGGACATCCTGAGAGACACGTGGAGAAACATCAAACTGAAGATCACTGAGGTGGATGTTCTACTGgcagaaacagaaccaacaaCCAGACATGAATTCCTACAATATTTCCAAGAACTCACTCTGGATCCGAACACAGCACACAAGAAGCTTTTATTGTCTGAGgagaacagaaaatgtaaatgtataaGACAGGAacagtcatatcctgatcatccagacagattctCTGATCATAAACaggctctgagcagagagagtctgactggtcgttgttactgggaggtggagtggacTGGGAGACTAGTTGGTGTCGGAGTTTCATACAAGGACACGAGCAGAACAGAAGTATTTGGACAAAATGACAAATCTTGGTGTTTATATTGTGACCTTGTATGTAACGTATTTTATCACAACAACGTTGTAACTTCATTACCAAGTTCAGATTTCGCCACAATaggagtgtacctggatcacagagcaggtattctgtcTTTCTACAGCGTCTCTAAAACCATGACTCTGATCCACAcagtccagaccagattcactcaGCCTCTGTATGCTGGGATTACGCCGATGTGGTTTGGATCCTCTGCTGAGTTTATTAAACCCAAATAG